In the Desulfitobacterium hafniense DCB-2 genome, AAACATGCTCAAAGACGATTGTTCCGGCACACTCCTTGGGGACAATAGCCTGGGGAGAGTTTTTAATTTCAACAGGGATATCAAAATACTCAAAGATTCTGGAAAAGAGAGCCAGGGAACGGATGATATCCACCTGAATGGTTAAAAGGACATTCACAGGAAGATAGAGACGTCCCAGCAAGGCGACGACCACGGTAATATCCCCTACAGTCAGGCCCGAGCCCATCTTGATCATGAGGAAGCCGCCGGCTAAGTAAATGATCATGGGGCCCATATTGGTGAAGGTATCAAAAATGACCCGGAACCAGCGGCCCACGAGAATTTCCCGGATGCTTAAACGGGTGATCTCCCGGTTGATCTTCTCAAATTTCGCATACTCCTTGCTCTCACGGGTAAATAATTTAACCAACAGTTGACCGCTGACACTTAAGGTTTCATTAAACAGTTGATTGGAGGCATCTGTTTGCTCCTGCTTAGCCATGGTCAGGGACCAGCGGCGATTGCCCACTTGATTAGTGGGGAGAATGAACAAAGGGACGATGATCATGCTAATCAAAGCCAGAAGCCAGTTCTTTTGGACAAGGGCAGCAAAAGTTGTCACGAGGATAATGGTATTGCTGACAAGTCTGGTTAAAGTACCCACAACGACGCTTTGCACGCCGTTAATATCCGTGGTCATGCGGGTAATGATATCTCCTTGATGATTGTTCGTGAAAAAACGGTGAGACATTTGCTGTAAATGGTCATACATCTGATTTTTCATATCGTAGATGATATGCTGAGCGACCCAGGTGGTCAGGTAGTTCTCCAGGACATTAATCAGGTTGGCGATGATCAAAACGATAAAAGAAAGCAGGATCAACTGGACCAGAAGGGGGAAGTCTCTGCCGAGCAGCCCGTCGTCAATAATACGTCCGGACAATAAAGGGGGAAGGAGCCCAAGAAGAGATGAAAGAATGATCGCCGCGAATACCAGGGCGAGTCGCGGCCAGTAGGGCAGGAGGTAGCTTAAAATCCGCCGCAGAAAGGCTTTGGTGACCTTGGGCTTATTTTGTTTTTCTTCTTCAGTTAGCGGAGAGCGGGTGCTTCGCACCTGGGGCCTGCCATACCGCATGAAATCCTCCTCCTTGTGTAATTACCATTATAGGGTATTATTATGTGGCTGTCACTTTGACTTAAAAGGGAATATTATGGAGCAGAGGGGAAAAACAGATTGAATATTGACGGATTGATGGTATAATATTGACGATATAAGGTTTCCATGGGGGAGTAGTCAGCATAGTTATGGCTATGTGGCAAGTCAACATAATGACCGCTTAGGTCTGGCTTGTCTTAAAAGACAAGACTCATGGGTAGTTCTTAAAGCTACCCGTGGGTCTTGTTTTAATTTCGGTGGATTTTTTAAGTAAAATTCGCGGCGATCCGGGGAACTATAAAATTAAGTTGAAGTAAGGAGTATGATAATGGGAAATCTGGAGTTATTCTTAATCGCTGTGGGGCTTTCTATGGATGCTTTCGCCGTGGCGATCAGCAAAGGTTTGTCCATGAGGCGGATGAGCTACAAGACAGCATTGATCACCGGGCTTTTTTTCGGGGGATTTCAGGCTTTAATGCCTCTGATCGGCTTTTTGCTGGGAACACGGTTTGAGTCTTATATTACGGCAATCGACCATTGGATTGCTTTTATTCTGCTTTCTCTCATTGGCCTGAACATGATTAAGGAATCCAGAGGCCCTTGTGAAATTATCGAAGATCGCTTTAATCTTAAGGACATGATCATTCTATCCTTAGCCACCAGCATTGACGCTCTGGCGGTTGGCATTACCTTTGCTTTTTTGCATGTGGATATCGTGCCTGCGGTGTCTATGATTGGGGTGACCACTTTCCTTTTTTCCTTCCTGGGGGTTAAGATCGGCAATGTTTTTGGAGAATGTTATAAGGCCAGAGCGGAGCTGGCCGGCGGGGTGATTCTGATTCTGATGGGGCTTAAGATCCTTTTGGAGCATCTGGGTTTCCTTGGTTAGTTGCTGTTTTTTAAAGTATATTTAAGTTGAATAGGATAGAATCATTAGAAAAAGACTCTGGCCGATCCCATGGAAAAAGGGAGGGGTATGATGAGATTATTATTAGCAGAGGATGAACTGGAACTGGCCAATGCTTTAACAGCCATTCTCAAACACAACAATTATTCTGTGGATGCGGTAGATAATGGGGCTGATGCTCTGGATTGGGCTTTGGCCGGGAACTATGACGGCATCCTTCTGGATATCATGATGCCGAAGATGAATGGTCTGGAGGTTCTCGCCAAGCTGCGGGAAAAAGGAATTTCCACCCCAATCTTAATGCTCACAGCTAAAGGGGAGATCGAGGACCGGATTGAAGGTTTGGATCATGGGGCAGATGATTACCTGACCAAGCCTTTTGCCATGGGGGAACTTTTAGCGCGGATTCGGGCCATCACCCGGCGCAAGACGGAATTTGCCCCCAATCTTCTCACCGTAGGCAATTTGCAGTTGGATCGGGCAAACTATGAATTATCCGGTGAGAAAGGTTCCATACGGTTAGGCAACAAAGAGTATCAGATGATGGAGATGATGATGAGCAGCCCCAACCGGCTGATCTCCACGGAACAGTTTATGGAACGAATCTGGGGCTATGATGCGGAAGCGGAAATCAATGTGGTATGGGTCTATATATCCTATCTGCGCAAAAAACTGACTGCCTTAGGATCCACTGTAACGATTAAAGCCTCCCGCGGTTTAGGGTATACCTTGGAGGACAGTCATGGTTAAAAATCTGCAAAAGCGCTTTATCGCCATTGCTATGCTTTCCTTATTGGTGGTCATGGTGGTTGTCCTCGGCTCCCTTAATCTGGTTAATGTCGGGCATGTTACGCAAAATGCCGATAATCTATTGGCAACCCTAGCCGAGAACGAGGGGCGGTTTCCTCCCTTGGGTCATGGGGAGCCGCCCCGCCGGGAACCCCGCAGCGGTTTTCGGATGACGGTGGAAACTCCCTTTGAAACCCGTTATTTCCTGATTCGGACCAATAAGGACCAGTCCATTACCGAGATCGACACCAGCCATATTGCCGGTGTTTCCTCCACTGAGGCCATGGACTATGCCCAAAAGCTGTTGAAGGAGGGACGGGTTAACGGTTATTTAGGGCAGTACCGCTACTTGATTGCCGAAAAAGATTATGGCAATTTGTTGATCCTTATGGATTGCAGCAGGCAGATCAATACCAGCAAAGATTTTCTCTGGAATTCTATAGGTATTGCGCTGATTAGCCTCTTGATCCTCTTTATTCTGGTCTCCGCCTTATCGAGACGGGCCATACGGCCGGTTATTGAAAATATGGAGAGGCAAAAGCAGTTCATCACCGATGCCGGTCATGAAATCAAGACGCCCTTGGCCATTATTGCCGCCAATAGTGAGGTTTTAGAGCTGACCAACGGCAAAAATGAGTGGACACAAAGCATTCAGCATCAGGTGAAACGGCTGGACGAACTGGTGAAGAATCTTCTCACCCTGGCCAAAATGGATGAAGGGAAAGTGGAGTTAATCTTCGAAAATTTGTCCTTCAGCGATCTCGTCGAGGAGACGGCCGGAAGTTTCACGGCTCTTGGGGAGAAAAAGGGACTGGAATTTGTGCTGGATATTCAGCCGGGTCTGCTGATTAAAGGAGAAGAGAGCAGCCTGCGTTATTTAGTGACCATCCTGGTGGATAATGGGGTAAAATATGCCGCTGAACATGGACAATTAAAAGTTTCTTTGAAGAAACGGGGTAAAACCACCTGCTTAGAAGTTTATAATACCTGTGATCCGTTGCCTGAAGGGGATCTTAACCGTCTTTTTGATCGCTTTGCCCGCGGT is a window encoding:
- a CDS encoding ABC transporter ATP-binding protein, which encodes MRYGRPQVRSTRSPLTEEEKQNKPKVTKAFLRRILSYLLPYWPRLALVFAAIILSSLLGLLPPLLSGRIIDDGLLGRDFPLLVQLILLSFIVLIIANLINVLENYLTTWVAQHIIYDMKNQMYDHLQQMSHRFFTNNHQGDIITRMTTDINGVQSVVVGTLTRLVSNTIILVTTFAALVQKNWLLALISMIIVPLFILPTNQVGNRRWSLTMAKQEQTDASNQLFNETLSVSGQLLVKLFTRESKEYAKFEKINREITRLSIREILVGRWFRVIFDTFTNMGPMIIYLAGGFLMIKMGSGLTVGDITVVVALLGRLYLPVNVLLTIQVDIIRSLALFSRIFEYFDIPVEIKNSPQAIVPKECAGTIVFEHVSFHYEGKPVLKNINLTIEKGKSVAIVGPSGTGKTTLINLIPRLYDVTGGRVLLDGQDVRDLDLNFLRQNIGMVAQDTYLFNGTIRENLHYANEHAQEEDLIRVCREANIYDFIRTLPDGFDTLVGNRGLKLSGGEKQRLAIARVLLKDPKVLIMDEATSSLDSLSESLIQEAIEPILKGRTSVIIAHRLSTIMAVNDIIVLQEGEIVQQGTHWELLKEDGLYKLLYETQFKIALEDLEHR
- a CDS encoding manganese efflux pump MntP family protein; the encoded protein is MIMGNLELFLIAVGLSMDAFAVAISKGLSMRRMSYKTALITGLFFGGFQALMPLIGFLLGTRFESYITAIDHWIAFILLSLIGLNMIKESRGPCEIIEDRFNLKDMIILSLATSIDALAVGITFAFLHVDIVPAVSMIGVTTFLFSFLGVKIGNVFGECYKARAELAGGVILILMGLKILLEHLGFLG
- a CDS encoding response regulator transcription factor, producing MRLLLAEDELELANALTAILKHNNYSVDAVDNGADALDWALAGNYDGILLDIMMPKMNGLEVLAKLREKGISTPILMLTAKGEIEDRIEGLDHGADDYLTKPFAMGELLARIRAITRRKTEFAPNLLTVGNLQLDRANYELSGEKGSIRLGNKEYQMMEMMMSSPNRLISTEQFMERIWGYDAEAEINVVWVYISYLRKKLTALGSTVTIKASRGLGYTLEDSHG
- a CDS encoding sensor histidine kinase, which encodes MVKNLQKRFIAIAMLSLLVVMVVVLGSLNLVNVGHVTQNADNLLATLAENEGRFPPLGHGEPPRREPRSGFRMTVETPFETRYFLIRTNKDQSITEIDTSHIAGVSSTEAMDYAQKLLKEGRVNGYLGQYRYLIAEKDYGNLLILMDCSRQINTSKDFLWNSIGIALISLLILFILVSALSRRAIRPVIENMERQKQFITDAGHEIKTPLAIIAANSEVLELTNGKNEWTQSIQHQVKRLDELVKNLLTLAKMDEGKVELIFENLSFSDLVEETAGSFTALGEKKGLEFVLDIQPGLLIKGEESSLRYLVTILVDNGVKYAAEHGQLKVSLKKRGKTTCLEVYNTCDPLPEGDLNRLFDRFARGETSRSRESGGYGIGLSVAQAIVTAHQGRITVERREQGISFMVVI